The Citrifermentans bemidjiense Bem genome window below encodes:
- a CDS encoding AAA family ATPase: MERITLDGINLTLANPIELPLRWVGDEELLKQLLAAWMVIDERDIPFNPRLIGKPGVGKTTLAYAAAKRLERKVYLFQATMDTRPEDLIVTPVIGPEGSIQYAASSLVSAMISGGVLILDEGNRMSEKAWASLAPLLDDRRYVESIITGLRITAHPDFRIVVTMNEDSSTFEVPEYIHSRLQPQLFIDFPEADEELAILKENLPFAGSSILNYVVQFLQRGHASDEPYSVRDGINIARYALKMMAATEKDPRELLPLAVERILGEEALRYLK; encoded by the coding sequence ATGGAACGCATCACTTTGGACGGCATCAACCTCACCCTTGCCAACCCCATCGAGCTGCCGCTGCGCTGGGTGGGGGACGAGGAACTTTTAAAACAACTCCTGGCCGCGTGGATGGTGATCGACGAACGGGACATCCCTTTCAACCCCCGCCTGATCGGCAAGCCCGGCGTGGGGAAAACCACCCTCGCCTATGCCGCCGCAAAACGACTGGAACGCAAGGTCTACCTCTTCCAGGCCACCATGGACACGCGCCCCGAGGACCTGATCGTGACGCCGGTGATCGGACCGGAAGGGTCCATCCAGTACGCGGCTTCTTCCCTAGTCTCCGCCATGATCAGCGGCGGCGTGCTCATCCTCGACGAGGGGAACCGCATGAGCGAGAAGGCGTGGGCTTCCCTCGCGCCGCTTCTGGACGACCGCCGCTACGTCGAATCGATCATCACCGGCTTGCGCATCACCGCCCATCCGGACTTTAGGATCGTGGTGACGATGAACGAGGACTCCTCCACCTTCGAAGTCCCTGAGTACATCCATTCCAGGCTGCAGCCGCAGCTCTTCATCGATTTTCCCGAGGCGGACGAGGAGCTGGCCATCCTGAAGGAAAACCTCCCTTTCGCCGGAAGCTCCATCCTCAATTACGTCGTGCAGTTCCTGCAGCGCGGGCACGCCTCCGACGAGCCCTATTCGGTGCGGGACGGCATCAACATCGCGCGCTACGCGCTGAAGATGATGGCAGCCACGGAAAAGGATCCGCGTGAGTTGCTGCCGCTTGCGGTGGAGAGGATCCTCGGCGAAGAGGCACTCCGCTACCTCAAGTAA
- a CDS encoding 4Fe-4S dicluster domain-containing protein, translated as MKNKLMHLSNETMNVGFVKKVEALSGSSVRRCFQCGKCSAGCPMSAFMEHPPNRIVRLLQLGQGQRVLAGRSIWYCASCETCTTRCPNKVDLAGIMDALRKLSWDADGPSKESYVQLANRLFIENIRTYGRQYELRLGAAFNMKSGQFLKDLMLGPKLISKGKLKMFHSKNKNIGEIEAIFKRIEEMRKKGEAL; from the coding sequence GTGAAAAACAAATTGATGCACCTGTCGAACGAGACCATGAACGTCGGTTTCGTGAAAAAGGTGGAGGCGCTTTCCGGCAGCTCGGTGCGGCGCTGTTTCCAGTGCGGCAAGTGCTCCGCCGGCTGCCCGATGTCGGCGTTCATGGAGCACCCCCCCAACCGGATCGTCCGGCTACTGCAGCTCGGGCAGGGGCAGCGCGTCCTCGCCGGCCGCTCCATCTGGTACTGCGCCTCCTGCGAGACCTGCACCACCCGCTGCCCGAACAAGGTCGACCTCGCCGGCATCATGGACGCGCTGAGAAAGCTCTCCTGGGACGCCGACGGCCCCTCGAAGGAAAGCTACGTGCAGCTCGCCAACCGGCTCTTCATCGAGAACATCCGCACCTACGGCAGGCAGTACGAGCTGAGGCTTGGCGCCGCGTTCAACATGAAGAGCGGGCAGTTCCTGAAAGACCTGATGCTCGGGCCGAAGCTGATCTCCAAGGGAAAGCTCAAGATGTTCCATTCGAAAAACAAGAACATCGGTGAGATCGAGGCGATCTTCAAGAGGATCGAGGAGATGCGCAAGAAAGGAGAGGCGCTGTGA
- a CDS encoding TraB/GumN family protein encodes MPERLHLENFGNVHALPILHYRMEFAHLVREAYEVLKPDCIAIELPRTLEPQFLRAVARLPEISVLAYHVAGQSAFLLVEPADPLIEGARLALKHRIPLHLVDIDLDSYPSHDEQLPDSYAVQRIGLEPFYREVEKLYRDLEPCEEDLRRELGMAHRLQQLSAQHQRVLFICGMSHLVRIRENFGRPLAQPLTRTHREGIAIFNLHPECCHEVLAEYPFLSSLYETRRSPLPPEPAQAASLRKSFNAFELILGGKQSIPEEQALLESIQRSAHRIGDEGEMPDRQKIMLRLFLEAARHYRQETGDKVHYWQKRAFFRFARNYALLSQMLLPDLYQMLAAARGCLDDNFAYAFFRLAAHYPWQREQSDIPTLRLSAAELSAGTRRIRFRPREQVRGKGRSGIKMTNRRKEKRPGDWLEGFDDPYICSYPPEDLSIEEYGRNLKRIGARQLSEEASRTEPFSASLLDGIDMRETIRNLHEGKIYVKENKRLKSGVGCVVVVFDEDREDAGYPYCMTWLGEHEQESDMAFYATPPTDNIVGPGISRCEYGGFLLSYPPRRMHDVWQDPDYRGALGKGEVLLMAALDYSLEKDVVYAAAKPPRSYLKQQAARLGKRIIYLPLGSLSPVALKRLRAFHILYGKDKRDIAKDYIW; translated from the coding sequence ATGCCCGAACGCTTGCATCTCGAAAATTTCGGCAACGTCCACGCCCTCCCCATCCTGCACTACCGGATGGAGTTCGCCCACCTGGTGCGGGAGGCGTATGAGGTTCTGAAACCGGACTGCATCGCCATCGAGCTCCCCAGGACCCTGGAACCGCAGTTCCTGCGCGCCGTCGCGCGCCTCCCCGAGATTTCCGTCCTCGCCTACCACGTCGCCGGCCAATCCGCCTTTCTCCTCGTCGAACCCGCCGACCCTCTCATCGAGGGGGCGCGGCTCGCGCTCAAGCACCGCATCCCGCTGCACCTGGTCGACATCGACCTGGACAGCTACCCGTCCCACGACGAGCAGCTTCCCGACTCCTACGCGGTGCAGCGCATCGGGCTGGAACCGTTCTACCGGGAGGTGGAAAAGCTGTACCGCGACCTGGAGCCTTGCGAGGAGGACCTGCGCCGCGAGCTCGGCATGGCCCACAGGCTGCAGCAGCTCTCGGCGCAGCACCAAAGGGTTCTTTTCATCTGCGGCATGTCGCACCTGGTGCGGATCCGGGAAAACTTCGGGCGGCCTCTGGCGCAGCCTCTTACCCGCACCCACCGCGAAGGGATCGCCATCTTCAACCTGCACCCGGAATGCTGCCACGAGGTCCTGGCCGAATATCCCTTTCTTTCCTCCCTCTACGAAACCAGGCGATCGCCGCTCCCCCCCGAACCCGCGCAGGCGGCCTCCTTGCGTAAAAGCTTCAACGCCTTCGAGCTGATCCTGGGAGGGAAGCAGTCGATCCCCGAGGAGCAGGCGCTCTTGGAGTCGATCCAGCGCAGCGCCCACCGCATAGGGGACGAAGGGGAGATGCCGGACCGCCAGAAGATCATGCTGCGGCTCTTCCTGGAGGCGGCGCGCCACTACCGCCAGGAGACCGGGGACAAGGTCCACTACTGGCAGAAGCGGGCCTTCTTCCGTTTCGCCAGGAACTACGCACTCCTGTCGCAGATGCTCCTTCCCGACCTGTACCAGATGCTCGCCGCCGCCCGGGGGTGCCTCGACGACAACTTCGCCTACGCCTTCTTCCGGCTGGCCGCGCACTACCCCTGGCAGCGCGAACAAAGCGATATCCCAACCCTGAGGCTTTCCGCGGCCGAGCTTTCGGCGGGGACCCGCAGGATACGCTTTCGCCCCCGGGAACAGGTACGCGGCAAGGGGCGCTCCGGCATCAAGATGACGAACCGGCGCAAGGAAAAGCGCCCCGGCGACTGGCTGGAGGGGTTCGACGACCCGTACATCTGCTCCTATCCCCCCGAGGACTTGAGCATCGAGGAATACGGAAGGAACCTGAAGCGGATCGGGGCGCGGCAGCTGAGCGAGGAGGCGAGCCGGACCGAACCTTTCTCGGCGTCCCTTCTGGACGGGATCGACATGCGCGAGACCATCAGGAACCTGCACGAAGGGAAGATCTACGTAAAGGAGAACAAGCGGTTAAAGAGCGGGGTAGGGTGCGTGGTGGTGGTCTTCGACGAGGACCGGGAGGACGCAGGGTATCCGTACTGCATGACCTGGCTCGGCGAGCACGAACAGGAATCGGACATGGCTTTTTATGCCACTCCTCCCACGGATAATATCGTCGGTCCCGGCATTTCCCGCTGCGAGTACGGCGGGTTCCTGTTAAGCTACCCGCCGCGCCGGATGCACGACGTCTGGCAGGACCCGGATTACCGCGGCGCCTTGGGGAAGGGTGAAGTGCTGTTGATGGCGGCGCTGGATTATTCGTTGGAGAAGGACGTGGTATATGCTGCGGCGAAGCCGCCGAGGAGCTATCTGAAGCAGCAGGCGGCGCGTCTGGGGAAGAGGATCATCTATCTGCCGCTGGGGAGCCTCTCGCCGGTGGCGCTCAAAAGGCTCCGGGCGTTTCACATCCTCTACGGCAAGGACAAGCGGGACATCGCCAAGGACTATATCTGGTAA
- a CDS encoding CoB--CoM heterodisulfide reductase iron-sulfur subunit B family protein, whose translation MTPGKKRLNYSYYPGCSLHASGREYDISTRALFKALNVGLKEVPDWFCCGATPAHNVDELLSLSLCAKNLSLAEQVEGDLAVACAACFSRLKTTQHHLKEDEEKRKQVETAIAGPAALDKPVKHILEILAREFGLSKLEESVKKPLLGLKVASYYGCLLTRPPEVPELDDCEDPSIMEDILRALGAEPVKWSHRMECCGANFTLSRPGVVLKLSNAILESARLAGADCIMVACPLCHGNLDIRQKEIKDAYGAPDSTLFGNIFGSELQQGAPKDQRDLPVFYITQLAALAMGVPSGNLGFESVITDPKPLLREKQLL comes from the coding sequence GTGACACCTGGCAAGAAACGGCTCAATTATTCCTACTACCCCGGCTGCTCGCTGCATGCCTCGGGGCGCGAATACGACATCTCCACCCGGGCGCTTTTCAAAGCGCTGAACGTGGGGCTGAAGGAGGTGCCGGACTGGTTCTGCTGCGGCGCCACCCCGGCCCACAACGTGGACGAGCTTTTGTCGCTCTCCCTTTGCGCCAAGAACCTCTCGCTGGCGGAGCAGGTCGAAGGTGACCTGGCCGTTGCCTGCGCCGCCTGTTTCTCGCGGCTTAAGACCACGCAGCACCACCTGAAAGAGGACGAAGAGAAGAGGAAGCAGGTCGAAACCGCCATCGCCGGACCGGCTGCCCTCGACAAACCGGTCAAGCACATCCTGGAGATCCTGGCGCGGGAATTCGGCCTGTCCAAGCTGGAGGAGAGCGTCAAGAAGCCGCTGCTCGGGCTGAAGGTGGCAAGCTACTACGGCTGCCTCCTCACCCGCCCCCCCGAAGTCCCCGAGCTCGACGACTGCGAGGACCCGAGCATCATGGAAGATATCCTGCGCGCGCTCGGCGCCGAGCCGGTCAAGTGGTCGCACCGGATGGAGTGCTGCGGGGCCAACTTCACCCTGTCGCGCCCGGGCGTGGTGCTGAAGCTCTCCAACGCCATCCTGGAATCGGCGCGGCTCGCCGGCGCCGACTGCATCATGGTCGCCTGCCCGCTTTGCCACGGCAACCTCGACATCAGGCAGAAGGAGATCAAGGACGCCTATGGCGCCCCCGACTCCACGCTGTTCGGCAACATCTTCGGCTCCGAGCTGCAGCAAGGAGCACCCAAGGACCAGCGCGACCTGCCGGTCTTCTACATCACGCAGCTCGCCGCCCTCGCCATGGGAGTCCCCTCCGGGAACCTCGGCTTCGAGAGCGTCATCACCGACCCGAAGCCGCTTTTAAGAGAGAAACAACTGCTGTAG
- the hemH gene encoding ferrochelatase, with the protein MSSKTALLLLQMGGPDSLDAVHPFLMNLFTDRDIIKIGPAFLQPFIARRIVNKRAPKVEEYYRQIGGKSPIRELTEAQGEGLQQLLGEDFRSFVAMRYSRPSTIDALAAIKRAGIERVIALSLYPHYSKATTGSSLNELKRVLKESGAKFEISYIDRFYNHPLYIKALSEKVVQGLASFPDRKDVEIVFSAHSLPQSFIEEGDPYLDHIQETVRLVMEQVGEGSHTLCFQSKASRVKWLEPSTEATIEQMAKAGKKNLLMVPLSFVSDHIETLYEIDIQYGEEAKALGIERFVRSESLNSSPLFLECLADLVKTAAK; encoded by the coding sequence ATGTCATCAAAAACAGCACTCCTTCTGCTCCAGATGGGAGGCCCTGACTCCCTGGACGCCGTGCACCCCTTCCTTATGAATCTGTTCACGGACCGGGACATCATCAAAATCGGGCCCGCTTTCCTGCAGCCGTTCATCGCCCGGCGCATCGTCAATAAGCGCGCGCCCAAGGTGGAGGAGTATTACCGGCAGATCGGCGGCAAGTCCCCGATCCGCGAACTGACCGAGGCACAGGGAGAGGGGCTGCAGCAGCTATTGGGGGAGGATTTCCGCTCCTTCGTGGCCATGCGCTATTCCCGCCCCTCAACCATCGACGCGCTGGCGGCGATCAAGCGCGCAGGAATTGAGCGAGTGATCGCGCTGTCGCTCTACCCGCACTACTCTAAGGCGACTACCGGATCGAGCCTCAACGAGCTTAAGCGCGTGCTGAAGGAGTCGGGGGCGAAGTTCGAGATCAGCTACATCGACCGCTTCTACAACCATCCGCTCTACATCAAGGCCTTGTCGGAGAAGGTGGTGCAGGGGCTGGCCTCGTTCCCCGACCGCAAGGACGTGGAGATCGTATTCTCCGCCCACTCGCTCCCCCAGTCCTTCATCGAAGAAGGGGATCCGTACCTGGACCACATCCAGGAGACGGTGCGCCTGGTCATGGAGCAGGTGGGGGAGGGGAGCCACACCCTCTGCTTCCAGTCCAAGGCGAGCCGGGTCAAGTGGCTGGAGCCTTCCACCGAGGCGACCATCGAGCAGATGGCCAAGGCCGGGAAAAAGAACCTCCTGATGGTCCCGCTTTCATTTGTTTCCGACCACATCGAGACCCTGTACGAGATCGACATCCAGTACGGCGAGGAAGCGAAGGCGCTCGGCATCGAGCGTTTCGTGCGGAGCGAGTCGCTTAACTCCTCGCCGCTCTTCCTGGAGTGCCTGGCGGACCTGGTGAAAACGGCGGCGAAGTGA
- the selB gene encoding selenocysteine-specific translation elongation factor yields MKHLILGTAGHIDHGKTSLVKALTGVDTDRLKEEKARGITIELGFAHLELPGDLRFGIVDVPGHERFVRTMVAGVGGMDLVLLVIAADEGIMPQTREHLEICQLLGVKRGIVVLSKKDTVEPDWLDLVTEEVREYLAESFLAGAPIVAVSSRTGDGIEALKAELTRMAGEIEQKRVDSPFRLPVDRVFTVTGFGTVVTGTLLSGAVSVGDEVEILPSGIACRVRGVQSFGSKVEKGGAGERLAVNLQGVDHTDVERGDVVVPKGLYQPTSAVDVRLNYLASAGKELKHRATVRLHSATYEVPAKIILFDRGALQPGESAYVQLRLSRPVLLLPGDPFVLRTYSPQATLGGGTVLDPAPPRRRRRSVEALELLAAAESGADQERIRLLVESSLLSGISVQEMVNRSGMSAKRIEAALAPLLSSGAAIQVVKEPRIFLGKDAFAQLKQKLSGELHDYLEENPMQEGIGKEELKSRIPKRSDPRFFGPLLASMEKDGQALSDRDLVKLPGRKAGVTQDQASVQAALEEALKKGWCEPPTLKELCDMLGCSEKQVLDHANLLTREGRVAKIKGDIFYAPGAVAELREKLVARLKEKGEITPPEFREVTGLSRKFMIPLLEYFDSEKLTIRMGDKRILRKG; encoded by the coding sequence ATGAAGCATCTTATTCTCGGCACTGCCGGACACATAGACCATGGCAAGACCTCCCTGGTGAAGGCGCTGACCGGTGTGGATACCGACCGGCTCAAGGAGGAAAAGGCCCGCGGCATCACCATCGAGCTCGGGTTCGCGCACCTGGAGCTGCCGGGAGACCTGCGCTTTGGCATCGTCGACGTGCCGGGGCACGAGAGGTTCGTGCGCACCATGGTCGCCGGCGTGGGGGGGATGGACCTGGTGCTCCTGGTCATCGCCGCCGACGAGGGGATCATGCCCCAAACCCGCGAGCACCTCGAGATCTGCCAGCTCTTGGGGGTTAAGCGCGGCATCGTCGTCCTCAGCAAAAAGGACACGGTGGAGCCGGACTGGCTCGACCTGGTGACCGAGGAAGTGCGCGAGTATCTGGCCGAGAGCTTTCTGGCGGGCGCGCCCATCGTCGCAGTTTCTTCCCGGACCGGCGATGGCATCGAGGCGCTGAAGGCCGAGCTGACCCGGATGGCGGGAGAGATCGAGCAGAAGCGGGTCGATTCCCCCTTTCGGCTCCCGGTCGACCGCGTCTTCACCGTGACCGGCTTCGGTACCGTCGTCACCGGGACCCTTCTCTCCGGCGCGGTATCGGTCGGGGACGAGGTCGAGATACTTCCTTCCGGCATCGCCTGCCGCGTGCGCGGCGTGCAGTCCTTCGGCTCCAAAGTCGAGAAGGGGGGAGCGGGGGAGAGGCTTGCGGTCAACCTGCAGGGGGTTGACCACACGGATGTTGAGCGCGGCGATGTCGTCGTCCCCAAGGGGCTCTACCAGCCGACCAGCGCCGTCGACGTTCGGCTCAACTACCTTGCCTCCGCGGGGAAGGAGCTGAAGCACCGCGCCACCGTCAGGCTCCATTCGGCGACCTACGAGGTGCCCGCCAAGATCATCCTCTTCGACCGGGGCGCGCTGCAGCCCGGCGAGAGCGCCTACGTGCAGTTGCGCCTCTCCAGGCCGGTGCTGTTGCTGCCGGGCGACCCGTTCGTGCTCCGCACTTATTCGCCCCAGGCGACCCTCGGGGGGGGCACGGTGCTCGACCCTGCCCCGCCGAGAAGGCGCAGGCGCTCCGTCGAGGCGCTGGAACTCTTGGCTGCGGCGGAATCCGGGGCCGACCAGGAGAGGATTCGCCTCTTGGTGGAGTCGTCGCTTCTCTCAGGGATTTCGGTGCAGGAGATGGTGAACCGCTCCGGCATGTCCGCAAAGCGGATCGAGGCCGCCTTGGCGCCCCTTCTCTCCAGCGGCGCGGCGATTCAGGTGGTGAAGGAGCCTCGCATCTTCCTGGGCAAGGACGCTTTCGCCCAATTGAAGCAGAAGCTGTCCGGCGAACTGCACGACTACCTGGAAGAGAACCCGATGCAAGAGGGGATTGGGAAGGAAGAGCTCAAATCCCGGATACCGAAGCGGAGCGACCCACGTTTCTTCGGCCCGCTTTTGGCCAGCATGGAGAAGGACGGACAGGCCCTTTCCGACCGCGATCTGGTCAAGCTCCCCGGGCGCAAGGCAGGCGTGACCCAGGACCAGGCGAGCGTCCAGGCGGCGCTGGAGGAGGCGCTGAAAAAGGGATGGTGCGAGCCTCCCACCCTGAAGGAGCTCTGCGACATGCTGGGCTGCAGCGAGAAGCAGGTGTTAGATCATGCGAACCTGCTCACCCGCGAAGGGAGGGTGGCGAAGATCAAGGGGGACATCTTCTATGCCCCAGGGGCCGTGGCCGAGTTGCGCGAGAAGCTCGTGGCGCGGTTGAAGGAAAAAGGCGAGATCACTCCCCCGGAATTCCGCGAGGTCACGGGCCTCAGCCGTAAGTTCATGATTCCGCTTCTGGAATACTTCGACAGCGAGAAGCTCACCATCAGGATGGGGGATAAGAGGATATTGCGGAAGGGATGA
- a CDS encoding ABC transporter ATP-binding protein translates to MHFGGIYEDEIVGKMYDRRLMGRFFPYLLPYRRLITAALVLLPFVAAAKLVQPWILKLAIDDHITKGVMAGLPSLAALFLGVILAESLLMFAQVYLLQYVGQKVMYDIRVQLFSHIQRLSARFFDRTPVGSLVSRLTSDIEVLGEMFAAGIVTVVGDVLVLAGIVGIMLFMNVKLSLVTFSVLPFLIWTAFAFRRWMRAAFRQVRARQSNLSAFLTESIGGMAVVQLFNRERDEAREFRRLNTAYMESNLPVITWDAALYAVVETLSSVAVALIIWYGGGEIVRGTLSFGALVAFIQYIERFFSPIRDLSAKYSVMQGAMASLERIFTLLDNQALEPALLNGGSAGAGKEKGTPCQTAPDEAGSSICFNDIWFAYSDDAYVLKGFSLQMRRGEKVALVGETGGGKTTVTRLLSRLYDVNRGSITVDGADIRDIPLKTLRKRIGVVLQDPYLFSGTIAYNISLGDPEAQKRVEKAAAVVGADRFIRELPKGFEEEVRERGVNFSAGERQLISFARAVAFDPDILVLDEATASVDTASERLIQRGLEGLMHGRTTLVVAHRLSTIRDADRIVVIHHGEKMEEGTHAELMDAKGVYYRLYQLQFKD, encoded by the coding sequence ATGCACTTTGGCGGGATCTACGAGGATGAGATAGTCGGCAAGATGTACGACCGGCGGCTGATGGGGCGCTTCTTCCCCTACTTGCTGCCGTATCGCCGCCTCATCACGGCCGCGCTCGTTCTTCTCCCCTTCGTGGCGGCAGCCAAGCTGGTCCAGCCCTGGATACTCAAGCTGGCGATCGACGACCACATCACCAAGGGAGTCATGGCCGGGCTCCCGTCATTGGCGGCGCTTTTCCTCGGCGTCATCCTCGCCGAGTCGCTTCTCATGTTCGCGCAGGTTTACCTCCTGCAGTACGTGGGTCAGAAGGTGATGTACGACATCCGGGTGCAGCTCTTCTCGCACATCCAACGCCTCTCCGCCCGCTTCTTCGACCGGACCCCGGTCGGGAGCCTCGTCTCCAGGCTCACCAGCGACATCGAGGTGCTGGGGGAGATGTTCGCGGCGGGCATCGTCACCGTGGTGGGGGACGTCCTGGTCCTGGCGGGGATCGTCGGCATCATGCTCTTCATGAACGTGAAGCTGTCGCTGGTCACCTTCTCGGTGCTCCCTTTCCTGATCTGGACGGCGTTCGCTTTCAGGAGGTGGATGCGCGCGGCGTTCAGGCAGGTGCGGGCCAGGCAGAGTAACTTAAGTGCTTTTCTGACTGAGAGCATCGGCGGCATGGCGGTGGTGCAGCTCTTCAACCGCGAGAGGGACGAGGCGCGCGAATTCCGCAGGCTGAACACGGCGTACATGGAGTCGAACCTCCCAGTCATCACCTGGGACGCGGCGCTCTACGCGGTGGTAGAGACCCTCTCCTCGGTGGCCGTGGCGCTCATCATCTGGTACGGCGGAGGGGAGATCGTCAGGGGCACCCTTTCCTTCGGCGCCCTGGTCGCCTTCATCCAGTACATCGAGCGCTTCTTCTCCCCGATCCGGGACCTTTCGGCCAAGTACTCGGTGATGCAGGGTGCGATGGCTTCCCTGGAGCGGATCTTCACGCTGCTGGACAACCAGGCGCTGGAACCCGCCCTGCTCAACGGCGGGAGCGCCGGCGCCGGAAAAGAGAAAGGAACACCCTGCCAGACGGCGCCGGATGAGGCGGGGAGCAGCATCTGCTTCAACGACATCTGGTTCGCCTACAGCGACGACGCCTACGTGCTCAAGGGCTTTTCCCTGCAGATGAGGCGCGGCGAGAAGGTGGCGCTGGTCGGGGAGACCGGCGGCGGCAAGACCACAGTGACGCGCCTTCTCTCCCGGCTCTACGACGTGAACCGAGGCTCGATAACGGTCGACGGCGCCGATATACGGGACATCCCGCTGAAGACCCTGCGGAAGCGGATAGGGGTGGTGCTGCAGGATCCCTATCTCTTTTCCGGGACCATCGCTTACAACATCTCGTTGGGCGATCCGGAGGCGCAGAAGCGCGTGGAAAAGGCCGCGGCCGTGGTCGGCGCCGATCGTTTCATAAGGGAGCTTCCCAAGGGGTTCGAGGAGGAGGTGCGGGAGCGCGGGGTGAACTTCTCGGCCGGGGAGCGGCAGCTGATCTCCTTCGCCCGCGCGGTGGCCTTCGACCCCGACATCCTGGTTCTCGACGAGGCGACGGCGAGCGTGGATACGGCGAGCGAGCGCCTGATCCAGCGAGGGCTGGAGGGGCTGATGCATGGGAGGACTACGCTGGTAGTAGCGCACCGGCTCTCCACCATCCGCGACGCCGACCGCATCGTGGTCATCCATCATGGCGAAAAGATGGAAGAAGGGACCCACGCGGAACTGATGGATGCCAAAGGGGTCTACTACCGGCTTTACCAGCTGCAGTTCAAGGATTGA
- a CDS encoding ABC transporter ATP-binding protein produces MRTCRGAYLGGALLLVGTNLCGLAIPWLLKLAIEELQHPASGRFTPGQYGAMIAAAAVGQGIIRVFSRTTLLNAGRRIEYLLREDLYGKLLTLDRTYFSNWRTGDILSRLANDLTNVRMLLGFGVLSVLNTFVVYTAALILLTRISPFLTICAIAPFPLMIFIVKKLSASMFKTSKRMQEALSRLTTRVEENVSAAAVVKAYCREEGEIETFRQVCDGYSDASMAVAKIRGFMLPVMASTGAFGTLIILFVGGAQVVRGELTLGGFVAFNGYLAMLVWPTIMLGWILNLVQRGAASMARLGEILNASAEVVEPSDPVDPGEIRGEIEFRNLTFSYGATEMLRGITLKVPAGSRIGIVGVVGSGKSTLVRMIPRLFPVPDGTVFIDGVDLNRISLEKIRAAVGFVPQEGFLFSRSIAENVAYGKPGAGREEIERAVRIAGLAGDVARFPQGLETMVGERGVTLSGGQRQRVSIARALLKEPSILVLDDPLSAVDADTEEEILSALSGYYGERTVLIVSHRLSPLRGCDQIIVLEQGAIVEQGSHEELLELGGRYAAIHKEEQLKAEIERL; encoded by the coding sequence GTGCGGACCTGCAGGGGGGCCTACCTGGGCGGCGCGCTGCTGCTGGTCGGCACCAACCTGTGCGGGCTAGCGATTCCTTGGCTGCTGAAGCTCGCCATCGAGGAGTTGCAGCATCCGGCTTCGGGCCGCTTCACCCCTGGGCAGTACGGCGCCATGATCGCGGCAGCCGCCGTGGGTCAAGGGATAATCCGCGTTTTCTCACGCACCACGCTCCTTAACGCCGGGCGGCGTATCGAGTACCTGTTGCGCGAGGACCTCTACGGCAAGCTGTTGACGCTCGACCGCACCTATTTCTCCAACTGGCGTACCGGCGACATCCTCTCCCGGCTGGCAAACGACTTGACCAACGTCAGGATGCTGCTCGGCTTCGGGGTGCTGAGCGTGCTCAACACCTTCGTCGTCTACACCGCTGCCCTTATACTGCTGACCCGCATCTCCCCCTTTCTCACCATCTGCGCCATAGCCCCTTTCCCGTTGATGATCTTCATCGTGAAGAAGCTGAGCGCCTCGATGTTCAAGACCTCAAAACGCATGCAGGAGGCGCTTTCCAGGCTGACCACCCGGGTGGAGGAAAACGTCTCCGCCGCCGCGGTGGTGAAAGCGTATTGCCGCGAGGAGGGGGAGATCGAGACCTTCCGGCAGGTCTGTGACGGCTACAGCGACGCGAGCATGGCGGTCGCCAAGATCCGCGGGTTTATGCTCCCGGTCATGGCCTCGACCGGCGCTTTCGGTACGCTCATCATCCTCTTCGTCGGGGGCGCGCAGGTGGTCCGCGGCGAGCTGACCCTGGGCGGCTTCGTCGCCTTCAACGGCTACCTCGCCATGCTGGTGTGGCCGACCATCATGCTGGGATGGATTCTGAACCTGGTGCAGCGGGGCGCGGCCTCCATGGCGCGGCTGGGCGAGATCCTCAACGCCAGCGCCGAGGTGGTCGAGCCGAGCGACCCCGTCGATCCCGGCGAAATCAGGGGAGAGATAGAGTTTCGCAACCTGACCTTCTCCTACGGTGCGACCGAGATGCTGCGCGGCATAACGCTGAAGGTGCCGGCTGGGTCGCGGATTGGTATCGTCGGAGTGGTGGGAAGCGGCAAGTCCACCCTGGTCAGGATGATCCCCAGGCTTTTCCCGGTGCCCGACGGCACCGTCTTCATCGACGGCGTCGATCTGAACCGGATTTCCCTGGAGAAGATCCGTGCCGCCGTCGGCTTCGTGCCGCAGGAAGGCTTTCTCTTCTCGCGCAGCATCGCCGAGAACGTTGCCTACGGAAAGCCCGGGGCGGGGAGAGAAGAAATCGAGCGTGCCGTAAGGATAGCCGGACTCGCCGGGGACGTAGCGCGCTTTCCGCAGGGGTTGGAGACCATGGTGGGCGAGAGGGGGGTGACCCTTTCCGGCGGACAGCGCCAGAGGGTTTCCATAGCTCGCGCGCTCCTCAAGGAGCCGAGCATACTGGTGCTGGACGACCCCCTTTCCGCGGTCGACGCCGATACCGAGGAAGAGATATTGTCGGCCCTGTCCGGGTATTACGGCGAGCGGACCGTGCTGATCGTATCGCACAGGCTGTCCCCCCTGCGGGGGTGCGACCAGATCATCGTTCTCGAGCAGGGGGCCATCGTCGAACAGGGAAGCCACGAGGAGCTTTTGGAGTTGGGCGGGCGCTACGCTGCCATCCATAAGGAAGAGCAGTTGAAGGCGGAGATAGAGAGGCTTTAG